The Georgenia sp. TF02-10 genome window below encodes:
- a CDS encoding WhiB family transcriptional regulator, translating to MHLLGTDAADDLALAWQDRALCAQTDPEAFFPEKGGSTREAKRVCASCEVRAECLEYALANDERFGIWGGMSERERRRLRRSAG from the coding sequence CTGCACCTGCTGGGCACCGACGCCGCGGACGACCTGGCGCTGGCCTGGCAGGACCGCGCGCTGTGCGCGCAGACCGACCCCGAGGCGTTCTTCCCGGAGAAGGGCGGCTCCACCCGGGAGGCCAAGCGGGTCTGCGCCTCCTGCGAGGTCCGCGCGGAGTGCCTGGAGTACGCGCTGGCCAACGACGAGCGCTTCGGCATCTGGGGCGGCATGTCCGAGCGCGAGCGCCGCAGGCTCAGGCGCAGCGCCGGCTGA
- a CDS encoding DUF5719 family protein, which yields MRTFLRRTALTVSALALLGAAGGAVAAGEAWAPPEPVSPEPPRVAVPADPVSAVCAGPAALTTGEARGVDPDVDPEDVSARAVTTVLSLPRVGGAGDGADEGDGDAGDAEPGAAGDDGAERGDATEPGEGSYRLLDGTSTDLAAAGDVRAATTTDPAGAGILRIEPVGAAAAALPTGATLTRADAGDLRGLVASPCLPAATTTWLVGGATELGQSAQLTLTNPGSTPAAVDVRLWTSLGVADAPRLTGLTVAPGAQETVLLEATATDPALALRVTAAGGEVTATVQDLRLDGVVPAGAATVAPAAPPARTLTVPGVVLADQPDDGPPPVVRLVNPGDRPAAARVSLLGPDGEQDVPGGEAVVLDPGAVAEVPLTGEPGTYAVAVAADQPLTAAVALTRTGKPGEIDPDTAPVDRAWTAAAAPLTAGVLAVPGLDDLADGATLALTNPGAEPVAAELRPVSADGHLGDPVALTVPAGSTHAVDAADLGDPAAAVLHADGDGVAAAVVLTGKAGDGQLIDALPATADPADARAVRVDVR from the coding sequence ATGCGCACCTTCCTGCGCCGCACCGCCCTGACCGTCTCCGCCCTCGCCCTCCTCGGCGCCGCCGGCGGGGCCGTGGCCGCGGGGGAGGCGTGGGCGCCGCCCGAGCCGGTCTCGCCCGAGCCGCCGCGGGTGGCCGTGCCCGCCGACCCGGTCAGCGCCGTCTGCGCCGGGCCGGCCGCGCTCACCACCGGCGAGGCCAGGGGCGTCGACCCCGACGTCGACCCCGAGGATGTGTCCGCCCGGGCGGTCACCACCGTGCTGAGCCTGCCGCGAGTGGGCGGGGCGGGCGACGGCGCCGACGAGGGCGACGGTGACGCGGGCGACGCCGAGCCGGGCGCCGCGGGCGACGACGGCGCCGAGCGTGGCGACGCCACCGAGCCGGGCGAGGGCAGCTACCGCCTCCTCGACGGCACCAGCACAGACCTCGCCGCCGCCGGCGACGTCCGCGCCGCCACCACCACCGACCCGGCCGGCGCCGGGATCCTCCGCATCGAGCCGGTCGGCGCCGCCGCCGCCGCCCTGCCCACCGGTGCCACGCTGACCCGCGCCGACGCCGGGGACCTCCGCGGCCTGGTCGCCTCCCCGTGCCTGCCGGCCGCGACCACCACCTGGCTGGTCGGCGGGGCCACCGAGCTCGGGCAGAGCGCCCAGCTCACCCTCACCAACCCCGGCAGCACCCCGGCCGCCGTCGACGTGCGGCTGTGGACCTCCCTCGGCGTCGCCGACGCCCCCCGGCTCACCGGCCTGACCGTCGCCCCCGGCGCCCAGGAGACGGTGCTGCTCGAGGCCACCGCCACCGACCCGGCCCTCGCCCTGCGGGTCACCGCCGCCGGCGGGGAGGTCACCGCCACCGTCCAGGACCTGCGTCTGGACGGGGTCGTCCCGGCCGGCGCCGCCACCGTCGCCCCGGCCGCCCCGCCGGCGAGGACCCTCACCGTCCCCGGCGTCGTGCTGGCCGACCAGCCGGACGACGGCCCGCCGCCGGTCGTCCGGCTCGTCAACCCCGGCGACCGGCCGGCCGCCGCCCGGGTGAGCCTGCTCGGCCCGGACGGGGAGCAGGACGTGCCGGGCGGAGAGGCGGTGGTGCTGGACCCGGGCGCCGTGGCCGAGGTCCCGCTGACCGGCGAGCCGGGGACCTACGCCGTCGCCGTCGCCGCGGACCAGCCCCTGACCGCCGCGGTCGCCCTGACCCGGACCGGCAAGCCCGGCGAGATCGACCCGGACACCGCCCCGGTGGACCGGGCGTGGACGGCCGCGGCCGCGCCGCTGACCGCCGGCGTGCTCGCCGTGCCCGGCCTGGACGACCTCGCCGACGGCGCCACCCTCGCCCTGACCAACCCGGGCGCGGAGCCGGTCGCCGCCGAGCTCCGGCCCGTCTCGGCCGACGGCCACCTCGGCGACCCCGTCGCGCTCACTGTGCCCGCCGGCAGCACCCACGCGGTGGACGCCGCCGACCTGGGCGACCCCGCCGCCGCGGTGCTGCACGCCGACGGCGACGGCGTCGCGGCCGCCGTCGTGCTGACCGGCAAGGCCGGCGACGGCCAGCTCATCGACGCGCTGCCCGCCACCGCGGACCCCGCCGACGCCCGCGCGGTACGGGTGGACGTGCGGTAG
- a CDS encoding iron-containing alcohol dehydrogenase — protein MRFTHDPAPVRAVFGRGVTRTALPAELHRLGRERLLVLVPPDVRALARELTQPLGPAVVGWFTGVERQVPAAVAARAVATARDVRADAVLAIGDGAATGTAKVLARDTGLPVLAVPTGYAGWDLTGQWSVTTAGRTETGTDPAVRPRTVLLDPDLTDALPRRAAVTAAFQALARAVEAHWAPSADPVTSALADEAVRTLAAGLRARAGGQGDGARDGDLLTDPVGTWAGTAARAGEELLYGAFLAAAAMDTAGTGLQHALSRALGTALDLPAAATHAVLLPHVLAFNAPALPAAVHERLAAALGADRAAVGLRELAALTGAPRTLADIGLRPADLPEAIARASAQLPVPNPRPVGTEEVRALLLAAAGIR, from the coding sequence TTGCGTTTCACCCATGACCCCGCACCGGTCCGGGCCGTCTTCGGCCGCGGCGTGACCCGCACCGCGCTGCCCGCCGAGCTGCACCGGCTCGGCCGGGAACGGCTGCTGGTTCTCGTGCCCCCGGACGTCCGCGCCCTGGCCCGCGAGCTGACCCAGCCCCTCGGGCCGGCGGTGGTGGGCTGGTTCACCGGGGTCGAGCGGCAGGTGCCTGCCGCCGTCGCCGCCCGCGCCGTCGCCACCGCCCGGGACGTGCGGGCAGACGCGGTGCTGGCGATCGGGGACGGCGCCGCCACCGGCACCGCCAAGGTCCTCGCCCGGGACACCGGCCTGCCGGTGCTCGCCGTCCCCACCGGGTACGCCGGGTGGGACCTGACCGGGCAGTGGAGCGTCACGACGGCGGGCCGGACCGAGACCGGCACCGACCCCGCCGTGCGGCCCCGCACGGTCCTGCTGGACCCGGACCTGACCGACGCGCTGCCCCGCCGCGCCGCCGTCACCGCCGCGTTCCAGGCCCTCGCCCGGGCCGTCGAGGCGCACTGGGCGCCCAGCGCGGACCCGGTCACCTCCGCGCTCGCCGACGAGGCGGTGCGCACCCTCGCCGCCGGGCTCCGGGCCCGGGCCGGCGGGCAGGGCGACGGCGCCCGGGACGGGGACCTGCTCACCGACCCGGTCGGCACCTGGGCCGGCACCGCCGCCCGCGCCGGGGAGGAGCTGCTCTACGGCGCGTTCCTCGCCGCCGCCGCGATGGACACCGCCGGCACCGGCCTGCAGCACGCCCTGTCCCGCGCCCTCGGCACGGCGCTGGACCTGCCCGCGGCGGCGACCCACGCCGTCCTGCTGCCGCACGTGCTGGCCTTCAACGCCCCCGCGCTGCCCGCCGCCGTGCACGAGCGCCTCGCGGCGGCGCTCGGCGCGGACCGGGCCGCCGTCGGGCTGCGCGAGCTCGCGGCGCTCACCGGCGCCCCGCGCACCCTGGCCGACATCGGGCTGCGGCCGGCCGACCTGCCCGAGGCGATCGCCCGGGCCAGCGCCCAGCTGCCGGTGCCCAACCCGCGGCCGGTCGGCACCGAGGAGGTCCGCGCCCTGCTGCTGGCGGCCGCCGGGATCCGCTGA
- a CDS encoding metallopeptidase family protein: MSEPSMPALPVRRPARRRDRHGRGIRGPLLPPTLPGWRTRADKFDDLVLDCVERLERRWGKQLTGVEFAVEEVPPSDPAPWEHRSVALGRYFPADPAAGLSHRIVVYRRPVTARCATDEDLEDLVDMVVVEQVAAMLGRAPEEIDPDYPAED; this comes from the coding sequence GTGAGCGAGCCCTCCATGCCGGCGCTGCCGGTCCGGCGTCCGGCCCGCCGGCGGGACCGGCACGGCCGGGGCATCCGCGGGCCGCTGCTGCCGCCGACCCTCCCCGGCTGGCGCACCCGGGCCGACAAGTTCGACGACCTCGTCCTGGACTGCGTCGAGCGGCTGGAGCGCCGCTGGGGCAAGCAGCTGACCGGGGTGGAGTTCGCGGTCGAGGAGGTGCCGCCGTCGGACCCGGCCCCCTGGGAGCACCGCAGCGTGGCCCTCGGGCGGTACTTCCCGGCCGACCCCGCCGCCGGGCTCAGCCACCGGATCGTCGTCTACCGCCGCCCGGTGACGGCGCGCTGCGCCACCGACGAGGACCTCGAGGACCTCGTGGACATGGTTGTGGTGGAGCAGGTGGCGGCGATGCTCGGCCGGGCGCCGGAGGAGATCGACCCGGACTACCCGGCCGAGGACTGA
- a CDS encoding ABC transporter ATP-binding protein → MSTPTADAPAVELRGVVKEFHPPGGETVRAVAGIDLTVARGEVVAVLGPNGAGKTTTLDMILGLTRPTDGRLAVDGAPPRDAVRAGRVGAVLQTGGLLRDLTVRETVHLVAATFPHPAPVEDVLRRAGLQALAGRRVGTCSGGEQQRLRFALALLPDPDLLVLDEPTAGMDVAARHRFWDTMRADAEAGRTVLFATHYLEEADAFAERIVMFAGGRVVADGTTGEIRARASGRTVTARVPVPERAAARLRDLPAVDSVAVDGGRVRVSSRDSDTVARVLLGELGAADLEITAASLDQAFTALTEGTLTEGAIR, encoded by the coding sequence ATGAGCACACCCACCGCTGACGCCCCGGCCGTCGAGCTGCGCGGCGTCGTCAAGGAGTTCCACCCGCCCGGCGGCGAGACCGTCCGCGCCGTCGCTGGCATCGACCTGACCGTCGCCCGCGGGGAGGTGGTCGCCGTCCTCGGCCCGAACGGCGCGGGCAAGACCACCACCCTGGACATGATCCTCGGGCTGACCCGGCCGACCGACGGCCGGCTCGCCGTCGACGGCGCCCCGCCGCGAGACGCCGTCCGCGCCGGCCGGGTCGGGGCGGTCCTGCAGACCGGCGGCCTGCTCCGGGACCTGACCGTCCGCGAGACCGTCCACCTGGTCGCGGCCACCTTCCCCCACCCCGCCCCGGTCGAGGACGTCCTCCGCCGCGCCGGGCTGCAGGCCCTCGCCGGCCGGCGGGTCGGCACCTGCTCTGGTGGGGAGCAGCAGCGCCTGCGGTTCGCCCTCGCCCTGCTGCCCGACCCGGACCTGCTCGTCCTCGACGAGCCCACCGCCGGCATGGACGTGGCCGCCCGCCACCGGTTCTGGGACACCATGCGCGCCGACGCCGAGGCCGGCCGCACCGTCCTGTTCGCCACCCACTACCTGGAGGAGGCGGACGCCTTCGCCGAGCGCATCGTCATGTTCGCCGGCGGCCGGGTGGTCGCCGACGGGACCACCGGCGAGATCCGGGCCCGGGCGTCCGGGCGCACCGTCACCGCCCGGGTGCCGGTCCCGGAGCGCGCCGCCGCCCGCCTGCGGGACCTGCCCGCCGTCGACAGCGTGGCTGTCGACGGCGGCCGCGTCCGGGTCAGCTCCCGCGACTCCGACACCGTCGCCCGGGTGCTGCTCGGCGAGCTCGGCGCCGCGGACCTGGAGATCACCGCGGCCTCGCTCGACCAGGCCTTCACCGCCCTGACCGAAGGAACCCTGACCGAAGGAGCCATCCGATGA
- a CDS encoding ABC transporter permease, with product MTTYFGIELRRVARDYVTMFFVAVLPAFLYVIFGATQDYASAPAGHGNAALYTMISMAAYGAVTATTGVGGMAAVERMQGWGRQLALTPLPDSGYVAVKAGTAFVIAAVPVVLIYALGFFTGAEGTAGAWLGSGLLVLVGAAAFSLYGLLAGLLFRTEAAVGAASGSLVVLGFLGNVFVPLSGGLLTFAQLTPLYGYVALARYPLTEGVLIGPAGPGATQALWVPVLNLVVWAGVFAVAALLLVRRRGRQ from the coding sequence ATGACGACGTACTTCGGCATCGAGCTGCGGCGGGTCGCCCGCGACTACGTCACCATGTTCTTCGTCGCCGTGCTGCCCGCGTTCCTCTACGTGATCTTCGGCGCCACCCAGGACTACGCGTCCGCGCCCGCCGGGCACGGCAACGCCGCCCTCTACACGATGATCTCGATGGCCGCCTACGGGGCCGTCACCGCCACCACCGGGGTGGGCGGGATGGCCGCCGTCGAGCGGATGCAGGGCTGGGGCCGCCAGCTGGCCCTGACGCCCCTGCCCGACTCGGGGTACGTGGCCGTCAAGGCGGGCACCGCGTTCGTCATCGCCGCCGTCCCGGTCGTGCTGATCTACGCCCTCGGGTTCTTCACCGGCGCGGAGGGCACGGCCGGCGCCTGGCTCGGCAGCGGCCTGCTGGTGCTGGTCGGGGCGGCCGCGTTCTCCCTCTACGGCCTGCTCGCCGGGCTGCTGTTCCGCACCGAGGCGGCCGTCGGGGCGGCCAGCGGCTCGCTGGTCGTGCTCGGGTTCCTCGGCAACGTGTTCGTCCCGCTCTCCGGCGGCCTGCTGACCTTCGCCCAGCTCACGCCGCTGTACGGGTACGTGGCGCTGGCGCGCTACCCGCTGACCGAGGGCGTGCTGATCGGCCCGGCCGGGCCCGGGGCGACCCAGGCCCTGTGGGTCCCGGTGCTGAACCTGGTGGTCTGGGCCGGCGTGTTCGCGGTGGCGGCGCTGCTGCTCGTCCGGCGGCGCGGCCGGCAGTGA
- a CDS encoding sensor histidine kinase: MSATTTPDADPRAPWERFAWVMGAIWLPFLAFPLVAAVRSDHHVLARAAAVAAIAAFAVLYAYAFSAVTRYEDWHDAGRFGLRALGVLVALTVVVALVVGVTATGMTTFLLAFSMFSQPLARSYLLALGWVLVSAAVVAAAGGETSFFVVINVGVAVLTGIVRWIDHQQGGHDRLRRELAVVAERERVARDVHDVIGHSLTVVTVKAELAERLVDADPAAAKAELAQIRSLTREALAEIRATVAGLRVARLGDELAAARSALAGAGIAADVPADPNAVDPQHRLVLAWVLREAVTNVVRHSGARTCTVRLGRDRLEVVDDGVGIDGAAESTGLRGLRERVAAAGGTVTIGPADGGRDRPGAGPDRPGTRVEVRL, encoded by the coding sequence ATGAGCGCCACGACGACGCCGGACGCCGACCCCCGCGCCCCCTGGGAGCGGTTCGCCTGGGTGATGGGCGCCATCTGGCTGCCCTTCCTCGCCTTCCCCCTCGTCGCCGCCGTCCGGTCCGACCACCACGTCCTGGCCCGGGCGGCAGCGGTCGCGGCGATCGCCGCCTTCGCCGTCCTCTACGCCTACGCGTTCAGCGCGGTCACCCGCTACGAGGACTGGCACGACGCGGGCCGGTTCGGGCTGCGGGCGCTCGGCGTCCTGGTCGCGCTGACGGTGGTGGTCGCCCTGGTCGTCGGCGTCACCGCGACCGGGATGACGACCTTCCTGCTGGCGTTCTCCATGTTCAGCCAGCCGCTGGCCCGGTCCTACCTGCTCGCCCTCGGCTGGGTGCTGGTCAGCGCCGCGGTCGTCGCCGCCGCGGGCGGGGAAACCTCGTTCTTCGTCGTGATCAACGTCGGGGTGGCGGTGCTGACCGGGATCGTCCGCTGGATCGACCACCAGCAGGGCGGTCACGACCGGCTGCGGCGCGAGCTCGCCGTCGTCGCCGAGCGGGAACGGGTGGCCCGGGACGTCCACGACGTCATCGGCCACAGCCTGACGGTGGTGACGGTCAAGGCCGAGCTCGCCGAGCGGCTCGTCGACGCCGACCCCGCGGCCGCCAAGGCCGAGCTGGCGCAGATCCGCTCGCTCACCCGGGAGGCCCTGGCGGAGATCCGCGCCACCGTCGCCGGGCTGCGCGTCGCCCGCCTCGGCGACGAGCTCGCCGCCGCCCGGTCCGCGCTGGCGGGGGCTGGCATCGCCGCCGACGTGCCGGCCGACCCGAACGCGGTCGACCCGCAGCACCGCCTCGTGCTGGCCTGGGTGCTGCGCGAGGCGGTGACCAACGTGGTCCGGCACTCCGGCGCCCGCACCTGCACCGTCCGGCTCGGCCGGGACCGACTGGAGGTGGTCGACGACGGCGTCGGCATCGACGGCGCGGCGGAGTCCACCGGGCTGCGCGGCCTGCGGGAACGGGTCGCCGCCGCCGGCGGCACGGTGACCATCGGCCCGGCCGACGGCGGCCGCGACCGGCCCGGAGCCGGCCCTGACCGGCCCGGCACGAGGGTGGAGGTCCGGCTGTGA
- a CDS encoding response regulator transcription factor — protein sequence MTIKVLLADDQALVRGALAALLRLEPDLEVVADVGTGEEVVAAARASGADVCLLDIEMPGLDGIEVAGRLARELPGTRSIMVTTFGRPGYLRRALEAGASGFVVKDTPATELAEAVRKVHAGLRVVDPALATESLAGGANPLTAREQEVLRECLDGRPVATLAARVHLSPGTVRNYLSSAIAKTGTSNRVEAARAAQRRGWL from the coding sequence GTGACGATCAAGGTCCTGCTCGCCGACGACCAGGCCCTCGTCCGCGGCGCCCTGGCCGCCCTGCTGCGCCTCGAGCCGGACCTGGAGGTGGTGGCCGACGTCGGCACCGGCGAGGAGGTGGTGGCGGCGGCCCGGGCGAGCGGCGCCGACGTCTGCCTGCTCGACATCGAGATGCCGGGCCTGGACGGGATCGAGGTGGCCGGCCGGCTGGCCCGCGAGCTGCCCGGGACGCGGTCGATCATGGTCACCACGTTCGGCCGGCCCGGCTACCTGCGGCGCGCGCTCGAGGCGGGAGCGAGCGGCTTCGTGGTCAAGGACACCCCGGCGACCGAGCTCGCCGAGGCCGTCCGGAAGGTGCACGCGGGCCTGCGCGTGGTCGACCCCGCGCTGGCCACCGAGTCGCTGGCCGGCGGGGCGAACCCGCTGACCGCCCGGGAGCAGGAGGTGCTCCGCGAGTGCCTGGACGGGCGGCCGGTCGCCACCCTCGCCGCCCGGGTGCACCTCTCGCCGGGCACGGTGCGCAACTACCTGTCCTCCGCCATCGCGAAGACCGGGACGTCGAACCGGGTCGAGGCGGCCCGGGCGGCGCAGCGGCGCGGCTGGCTGTGA
- a CDS encoding DUF3499 domain-containing protein — MRAVRQCTRSACDRAAVATLTYVYADSTAVLGPLSTAAEPHAYDLCDVHAQRLTVPRGWQVVRLASDFVPAPPSEDDLVALADAVREASRATPQAPVPAQRPGSALPAPVTHHLPDPAGDREIARRGHLRVLQGENE, encoded by the coding sequence GTGAGAGCCGTCCGCCAGTGCACCAGGTCCGCCTGCGACCGCGCCGCCGTGGCCACCCTCACCTACGTCTACGCCGACTCCACCGCCGTCCTCGGGCCGCTGTCCACCGCCGCCGAGCCGCACGCCTACGACCTGTGCGACGTGCACGCCCAGCGCCTCACCGTCCCGCGCGGGTGGCAGGTGGTGCGGCTGGCCTCGGACTTCGTCCCGGCGCCGCCGTCGGAGGACGACCTGGTCGCCCTGGCCGACGCCGTCCGCGAGGCCTCCCGGGCCACGCCCCAGGCCCCGGTCCCGGCCCAGCGCCCCGGGTCCGCGCTGCCGGCCCCCGTCACCCACCACCTGCCCGACCCGGCCGGTGACCGGGAGATCGCTCGCCGCGGCCACCTGCGCGTGCTCCAGGGCGAGAACGAGTAG
- a CDS encoding multidrug efflux SMR transporter yields the protein MGWLFLAGAILAEVTATLALRASIDGRRTWLALVAVGYLVAFTLLSLTLRHGIGIGVAYGIWTACGTALTAVGSRVLFDEPLTKLMVGGIVLIAAGVLLVELGAE from the coding sequence ATGGGCTGGCTCTTCCTCGCCGGCGCGATCCTCGCCGAGGTCACCGCCACCCTGGCGCTGCGCGCCAGCATCGACGGGCGGCGGACGTGGCTCGCCCTCGTCGCCGTCGGCTACCTCGTCGCCTTCACCCTGCTCTCGCTCACCCTGCGGCACGGGATCGGCATCGGCGTGGCCTACGGCATCTGGACGGCCTGCGGAACCGCCCTGACAGCGGTGGGAAGCAGGGTGCTGTTCGACGAGCCGCTGACGAAGCTCATGGTCGGGGGGATCGTGCTCATCGCAGCAGGGGTGCTGCTCGTCGAGCTGGGCGCCGAGTAA
- a CDS encoding multidrug efflux SMR transporter, whose protein sequence is MTTWPLLAGAIACEVTGSLSLRAAVAHPGWYAVVVVGYVAAFALLAAVLRRGMPLGVAYGIWGAVGVALTAALSSVIFGEPFTLLMTAGIALIIGGVLLVELGSHRAAAEEGGS, encoded by the coding sequence ATGACAACATGGCCCCTGCTCGCCGGCGCGATCGCCTGCGAGGTGACTGGTTCGCTCTCTCTGCGCGCCGCCGTCGCCCACCCCGGCTGGTACGCCGTCGTCGTCGTCGGCTACGTCGCAGCGTTCGCCCTCCTCGCCGCCGTCCTGCGCCGGGGGATGCCGCTGGGCGTCGCCTACGGGATCTGGGGTGCCGTGGGGGTGGCGCTGACCGCGGCGCTGTCCTCGGTGATCTTCGGTGAGCCGTTCACGCTGCTCATGACGGCAGGCATCGCCCTGATCATCGGGGGCGTGCTGCTCGTGGAGCTCGGCTCGCACCGGGCGGCGGCCGAGGAGGGCGGCTCCTGA
- a CDS encoding DUF5302 domain-containing protein yields MADTTPEPETIEENETLKEKMRQALERKNQRAHRANQARQNTGTIHGSQVNGAGKRTFRRKSG; encoded by the coding sequence ATGGCCGACACCACGCCCGAGCCCGAGACGATCGAGGAGAACGAGACGCTCAAGGAGAAGATGCGTCAGGCCCTGGAGCGCAAGAACCAGCGTGCGCACCGAGCCAACCAGGCACGGCAGAACACCGGCACCATTCACGGGAGCCAGGTGAACGGCGCGGGCAAGCGCACCTTCCGCCGCAAGTCCGGCTAG
- a CDS encoding Trm112 family protein has translation MGSRPQASDLIVPWVRELLRCPVTGAELVDAVGPDGQIELVSTSEVNPLAYPVRDGVPILLEAEARRLAAPVAGSPG, from the coding sequence ATGGGCAGCCGTCCGCAGGCCAGCGACCTCATCGTGCCGTGGGTGCGTGAGCTGCTCCGTTGCCCGGTCACCGGGGCCGAGCTGGTCGACGCGGTCGGCCCGGACGGGCAGATCGAGCTCGTCTCCACCTCGGAGGTCAATCCCCTCGCGTACCCGGTGCGCGACGGCGTGCCGATCCTCCTGGAGGCCGAGGCACGCCGGCTGGCGGCGCCGGTCGCCGGCAGCCCCGGCTGA